One segment of Candidatus Manganitrophus noduliformans DNA contains the following:
- a CDS encoding acyl-CoA mutase large subunit family protein, whose protein sequence is MKKDLSKRERKPKFKNLSDIEIDRLYTERSTRSIDPEKDLGRPGAFPFTRGIYPTMYRGQLWTMRQFSGFASAAETNERYHYLLNQGQTGLSVAFDLPTLMGYDSDHPKSLGEVGKCGVAIDTVHDMERLFDGIPLDRVSTSMTINAPAIVLFAMYLAVAEKQRVSFNQLRGTLQNDILKEYIAQKEWITSPEPSLKLINDTVRFCVEEAPLFHPISISGYHIREAGSTAVQELAFTLYDGLSYVESAIKSGLKVDDFAPRLSFFFNAHNDFFEEIAKYRAARRLWAREMKKRFHPRDPRSMALRFHTQTAGCTLTAQQPYNNIVRVALQALAAVLGGTQSLHTNSMDETYALPTQEAVKIALRTQQIIAHESGVTDTVDPLAGSYYIESLTNRMEKEAQRYFKKLDGMGGMVRAIEKGFPQREIHRAAVAYQQEIDRKDRLIVGMNAFIEKEERRIEILKVTGDVERRQVARLKKVKAERDPKKLQQTLQRLTSAAEAGAYLMPLILDAVRASATVGEISDVFRKAYGEYRESVSF, encoded by the coding sequence ATGAAGAAAGATCTTTCCAAAAGAGAACGGAAACCGAAGTTCAAAAATCTCTCAGACATTGAGATCGACCGGCTCTATACCGAGCGGTCCACCCGCTCGATCGACCCGGAAAAAGATCTCGGCCGGCCGGGAGCGTTCCCCTTCACCCGCGGCATCTACCCGACGATGTATCGCGGGCAGCTCTGGACGATGCGGCAGTTCTCCGGCTTCGCCTCCGCCGCCGAGACCAATGAACGCTACCACTATCTTCTGAATCAGGGCCAGACCGGCTTGTCTGTTGCGTTCGATCTCCCGACGTTGATGGGATACGACTCCGATCATCCGAAGTCGCTCGGCGAAGTCGGGAAGTGCGGCGTCGCCATTGACACGGTTCATGATATGGAACGGCTCTTCGACGGGATCCCCCTCGACCGGGTCAGCACCTCGATGACGATCAACGCCCCGGCGATCGTCCTCTTTGCCATGTACCTTGCCGTCGCCGAGAAACAAAGGGTCTCCTTTAACCAGCTCCGGGGAACACTCCAGAACGATATCCTCAAAGAGTACATCGCCCAGAAGGAATGGATCACCTCGCCGGAGCCCTCGCTCAAATTGATCAACGACACCGTCCGGTTCTGCGTCGAAGAAGCGCCGCTCTTTCACCCCATCAGCATTTCCGGCTATCATATCCGCGAGGCCGGATCGACGGCGGTGCAGGAGCTCGCCTTCACCCTCTATGACGGTCTCAGCTATGTGGAATCGGCCATCAAATCGGGCTTAAAGGTCGACGACTTTGCCCCGCGCCTCTCCTTCTTCTTCAATGCCCACAACGATTTCTTCGAGGAGATCGCGAAATACCGCGCCGCCCGGCGGCTCTGGGCGCGGGAGATGAAGAAGCGGTTTCATCCAAGAGACCCCCGATCAATGGCGCTTCGGTTTCACACGCAGACCGCCGGCTGCACGCTGACCGCGCAGCAGCCGTACAACAACATCGTTCGGGTGGCGCTGCAAGCGCTGGCCGCCGTCCTGGGCGGCACCCAGTCGCTTCATACGAATTCGATGGATGAGACCTACGCCCTTCCGACGCAAGAGGCGGTGAAGATCGCCCTTCGGACGCAACAGATCATCGCCCACGAGAGCGGCGTCACCGACACCGTCGACCCCCTCGCCGGATCGTACTATATCGAATCGCTGACAAACCGGATGGAGAAAGAGGCGCAGCGCTACTTCAAGAAGCTCGACGGAATGGGGGGAATGGTCCGTGCCATCGAGAAGGGCTTTCCGCAGCGGGAGATCCACCGCGCCGCCGTCGCCTACCAGCAGGAGATCGATCGGAAAGATCGGCTCATCGTCGGCATGAACGCCTTTATCGAAAAGGAAGAACGCCGGATTGAGATCCTCAAGGTCACGGGGGATGTGGAGCGGCGGCAGGTCGCACGATTAAAGAAGGTCAAGGCAGAGCGCGATCCGAAAAAACTCCAACAGACGTTACAACGGCTTACCTCCGCCGCGGAGGCCGGCGCTTATCTGATGCCGTTGATCCTCGACGCCGTGCGGGCCTCCGCCACGGTCGGAGAGATCTCCGACGTATTTAGAAAAGCTTATGGGGAGTACCGCGAGTCGGTCTCGTTTTGA
- a CDS encoding cobalamin B12-binding domain-containing protein, translating into MLLAKIGLDGHDRGIKVVARALRDGGNEVIYLGLHHTPAEIVASAIQEDADAIGLSIHSAAHMTLFEEVLKLLKKEKATDIAVFGGGIIPDEDIRDLKKQGIREIFTPGTPLDEIVQFVKKLKR; encoded by the coding sequence GTGCTGCTCGCCAAGATCGGCCTCGACGGCCACGACCGCGGCATCAAGGTCGTCGCTCGCGCCCTGCGCGACGGCGGAAACGAGGTGATCTACCTCGGCCTGCACCACACCCCCGCCGAAATCGTCGCCTCCGCGATTCAGGAGGATGCCGACGCCATCGGCCTCTCGATCCACTCCGCCGCCCACATGACCCTCTTCGAAGAAGTTTTGAAACTCTTGAAGAAGGAAAAGGCGACCGACATCGCCGTCTTCGGCGGCGGCATCATTCCCGATGAAGATATCCGCGACCTCAAAAAGCAAGGAATCCGCGAAATCTTCACCCCCGGCACGCCGCTGGACGAGATTGTTCAGTTTGTGAAAAAGTTGAAGAGATAA
- the hutI gene encoding imidazolonepropionase, which translates to MPFAFDLAILNCGELLTLAGERRGPRRRSGLIELGLIQNGAIGISRGKIAWVGAQREYRRQGRARREIDAGGKVVLPGFVDPHTHAVFAGSREGEWAEKLRGVPYLEILQRGGGILSTVEATRDASLKSLTETAEHFLGQMLACGTTTVEIKSGYGLDLKNEVKILKVIEQLKKRVPIDPVPTFLGAHTIPKEYSDRPEAYVDQVIEMLPAVRGRARFCDVFCEEGAFNADQTRRILEAAKSEGFAIKLHAGEFSDQEGVRLAAEFGAVSVDHLDHIRPEEMPLLAQSGAVGVLLPGVSHFLMSKHLPPARALIEAGVPIALATDFNPGSSPTLSMQEIIHLAVRDFKLSAAEAISAATINAAHAVGMGEVVGSLEVGKQADILILDLERYEQLPYFFGVNHLEKVLKKGKVVYSSC; encoded by the coding sequence ATGCCGTTTGCGTTCGATCTCGCGATTTTGAACTGCGGCGAGCTCCTTACGTTGGCAGGGGAGCGCCGCGGGCCGAGGCGCCGGTCAGGGTTGATAGAGCTCGGTCTGATTCAAAACGGCGCCATCGGGATCTCGCGGGGAAAGATCGCCTGGGTTGGCGCGCAGAGGGAGTATCGCCGACAAGGGCGTGCCCGGCGGGAGATCGATGCCGGCGGAAAAGTCGTCCTGCCCGGCTTCGTCGATCCGCACACCCACGCCGTTTTTGCCGGGAGCCGCGAGGGGGAGTGGGCCGAGAAGCTGCGCGGGGTTCCTTATCTTGAAATCCTCCAGCGGGGAGGGGGCATTCTCAGCACGGTGGAGGCGACCCGCGACGCGTCACTGAAGTCGCTGACGGAAACCGCCGAGCATTTTCTGGGACAGATGCTGGCGTGCGGGACGACCACGGTGGAGATCAAAAGCGGGTATGGCCTTGATCTTAAAAACGAGGTCAAAATCCTGAAGGTGATCGAGCAGCTCAAAAAGCGGGTTCCGATCGATCCGGTCCCGACCTTCCTGGGGGCGCATACGATTCCGAAGGAATATTCGGACCGCCCCGAAGCGTATGTTGATCAGGTCATCGAAATGCTCCCGGCCGTCCGGGGACGGGCCCGGTTCTGCGATGTGTTCTGCGAAGAAGGGGCCTTCAATGCCGATCAAACGCGGCGAATCCTCGAAGCGGCCAAGAGCGAAGGATTTGCGATTAAGCTTCATGCGGGGGAGTTCTCCGATCAGGAGGGGGTGCGGCTGGCGGCGGAGTTCGGGGCGGTCTCGGTCGATCATCTCGATCACATCCGGCCGGAGGAGATGCCGCTCTTGGCGCAAAGCGGCGCCGTCGGTGTTCTTTTGCCGGGGGTGTCGCACTTTCTCATGTCGAAGCATCTTCCGCCGGCGCGTGCTTTGATCGAAGCGGGGGTGCCGATTGCGCTGGCGACCGATTTCAACCCCGGCTCTTCACCCACCCTTTCGATGCAGGAGATCATTCATCTTGCGGTGCGCGATTTCAAGTTGAGTGCGGCGGAAGCCATTTCGGCGGCGACCATTAATGCGGCGCATGCAGTGGGGATGGGAGAGGTCGTCGGGAGTTTGGAAGTTGGGAAACAGGCCGATATTCTGATTCTCGATTTAGAACGTTATGAACAGTTGCCTTATTTCTTTGGGGTGAATCATTTGGAGAAGGTTTTGAAGAAAGGAAAGGTGGTTTATTCATCGTGCTGA
- a CDS encoding lytic transglycosylase domain-containing protein, protein MRPCFFTLSLGFFLLHPLSTEFSQTASLPIHSSSVELSPAPQETDLKAREKKVLQILSNFKTGLRPDKKRELATFINEESHRYGFDPELVMAVISTESSFYNWSMSPKGAVGLMQIIPTTGKALAETNNIVWHEKDPLLDPFINIKLGIHYLWELYLRFGDLPVALTAYNYGPTAVARWLHSGEEIPVKYAEKVIKRYEEFLGLNAEERAEPEEESSSDITRL, encoded by the coding sequence ATGAGACCTTGCTTTTTTACCCTCTCGTTGGGATTTTTTCTTCTCCATCCCTTATCGACCGAGTTTTCCCAGACCGCCTCTTTGCCGATTCATTCCTCTTCCGTTGAATTGTCGCCGGCTCCTCAGGAAACGGACCTCAAGGCGCGGGAGAAAAAGGTCCTGCAGATCTTGTCGAATTTCAAGACGGGACTGCGGCCGGATAAAAAGCGGGAGCTGGCGACCTTCATCAATGAGGAGAGCCATCGGTACGGCTTCGATCCGGAATTGGTGATGGCCGTCATCTCCACGGAGAGTTCCTTTTATAATTGGTCGATGTCGCCGAAGGGGGCGGTCGGTTTGATGCAGATTATTCCGACGACCGGAAAAGCATTGGCCGAAACAAACAACATCGTTTGGCACGAGAAAGATCCCCTTTTGGACCCGTTCATCAATATCAAATTGGGGATTCATTACCTCTGGGAGCTCTACCTGAGATTCGGCGATCTTCCCGTCGCGTTGACGGCCTACAATTACGGCCCTACGGCCGTGGCGCGCTGGCTCCATTCGGGAGAGGAGATCCCTGTGAAGTATGCTGAAAAGGTCATCAAGCGTTACGAAGAATTCCTCGGCTTAAACGCGGAAGAGCGCGCGGAGCCTGAGGAGGAATCTTCATCCGATATCACCCGCCTCTAA
- a CDS encoding formimidoylglutamase produces MKIPHVQPAKIQIYEKPVGGADIRIRHLLPPYEGQPVAAGLLGAPSDAGVVQGGGRAGAAEGPSAIRLQLKRYGTAYNFEQDADLSALPLADFGDLVPDEKSVEQTHLRLTAAVEAIIDLGAIPIVLGGGHDLTFGGVRALSQRTEGTVGGWTLDAHFDVREAVSGIPTSGTPFRNILEKLGNVPGDHFIEIGGNGLANAKEHFDYLIGKRARIFSLSETRRKGIGAVIEKAFQTAGHGAEKVFCSIDIDSVAQAFAPGVSAPSPDGFTPEEVSLAAALAGLHPKTAYFDIMELNPIFDQEGRTARLAAALILHFLAGLAKREEKGKKVIGFKGRE; encoded by the coding sequence ATGAAGATTCCGCACGTCCAGCCCGCTAAAATTCAGATCTATGAAAAGCCCGTCGGTGGCGCCGATATACGGATCCGGCATCTTCTCCCGCCATACGAGGGGCAACCGGTTGCGGCCGGCCTTCTCGGAGCGCCGTCGGACGCCGGCGTCGTTCAGGGAGGGGGTCGCGCCGGCGCCGCCGAGGGGCCTTCGGCGATCCGGCTTCAATTAAAACGGTATGGCACCGCCTACAACTTCGAACAGGACGCCGACCTTTCAGCGCTTCCTTTGGCCGATTTCGGCGATCTTGTTCCGGACGAGAAATCGGTCGAGCAGACCCACCTCCGCCTCACCGCCGCGGTGGAGGCGATCATCGACCTCGGCGCCATCCCGATCGTCCTCGGCGGCGGCCACGATTTAACCTTCGGCGGCGTCCGGGCGCTCTCCCAGCGGACCGAGGGAACCGTCGGCGGATGGACCCTCGATGCGCACTTCGACGTCCGGGAGGCGGTCAGCGGCATCCCGACCAGCGGCACCCCTTTTCGAAATATTCTTGAAAAACTCGGAAACGTCCCCGGCGATCACTTCATCGAAATCGGCGGGAACGGGTTGGCCAACGCCAAGGAGCACTTCGATTACCTGATCGGCAAGAGGGCGCGGATTTTTTCTCTTTCCGAGACCCGCCGGAAGGGGATCGGTGCGGTGATCGAGAAGGCGTTTCAGACCGCCGGCCATGGCGCCGAAAAGGTCTTTTGTTCGATCGACATCGATTCGGTCGCGCAGGCCTTTGCCCCCGGCGTCTCGGCCCCCTCCCCGGACGGGTTTACCCCCGAGGAGGTCTCGCTGGCGGCCGCCCTCGCCGGTCTTCATCCGAAAACGGCCTACTTCGACATCATGGAATTAAACCCGATCTTCGATCAGGAGGGTCGAACCGCCCGTCTGGCGGCCGCCCTAATCCTCCATTTTCTGGCCGGGCTGGCGAAGCGGGAGGAAAAAGGGAAGAAGGTCATCGGATTCAAAGGAAGAGAATGA
- a CDS encoding MBL fold metallo-hydrolase, giving the protein MGSTASRSRFDMKLGAFEIEPLTDGTFRLDGGAMFGVVPKVLWEKHHPADDRNRIHLELGVLLIRAHGMNILVDTGIGNKGDEKFNEIYAVNRTPSIEASLAKHGLAPADIALVINTHFHFDHAGGNTRRDDHGHIHPTFPRATYFIQKGEWEFANTPNERTRGSYLLENYEVLPKEGRLDLLEGDSEILKGVSVVRTPGHTEHHQSILVESNGEKALFIGDLIPTAAHLPLPYIMGYDLFPLTTMETKRELLAQAHEEHWLLIFQHDPKIRMGYLKKKEGRYQLEEVRVA; this is encoded by the coding sequence ATGGGGAGTACCGCGAGTCGGTCTCGTTTTGATATGAAGCTCGGCGCCTTTGAAATCGAACCCCTTACCGACGGCACCTTTCGATTGGACGGCGGCGCCATGTTCGGCGTGGTTCCCAAGGTGCTCTGGGAAAAACACCATCCGGCCGACGACCGGAATCGGATTCATCTGGAACTCGGCGTTCTGCTGATCCGGGCACACGGGATGAACATTCTCGTCGACACCGGAATCGGAAACAAAGGAGACGAGAAGTTTAACGAAATTTACGCCGTGAACCGGACGCCGTCGATTGAGGCGTCGCTCGCGAAACACGGCCTCGCCCCCGCCGACATCGCGCTGGTGATCAACACCCATTTCCACTTCGACCATGCCGGCGGGAACACCCGGCGGGACGATCACGGCCACATCCATCCGACCTTTCCGAGGGCGACCTACTTCATCCAGAAGGGAGAGTGGGAGTTCGCCAACACCCCGAACGAGCGGACCCGCGGAAGTTATCTTCTCGAGAACTACGAAGTCCTCCCGAAAGAAGGGCGGCTCGATCTTTTGGAGGGAGACTCGGAAATTCTGAAGGGGGTTTCCGTCGTCCGGACTCCCGGCCACACCGAACACCACCAATCGATTCTGGTCGAATCGAACGGCGAGAAGGCCCTCTTCATCGGCGATCTCATCCCGACCGCCGCCCATCTTCCGCTTCCCTACATCATGGGATACGATCTCTTTCCGTTGACGACGATGGAGACCAAGCGGGAACTGCTGGCGCAGGCGCACGAGGAGCACTGGCTTTTGATTTTCCAGCACGATCCGAAGATTCGAATGGGATACTTAAAGAAGAAGGAAGGCCGATACCAATTGGAGGAGGTCCGGGTTGCCTAG
- the hutU gene encoding urocanate hydratase, whose product MSEELRPQDPIHAPTGTRRSCKTWDAEAALRMLMNNLDDRVAVDWKNLIVYGGTGRAARNWKEYHRIVAALKSLAPDETLCIQSGKPVYIAKTDQEAPRVILANSNLVPAWATPEEFDRLDRMGLMMYGQMTAGSWIYIGTQGILQGTYETFAAIAKQAFKTESLCGKWILTAGMGGMSGAQPVAATMNEAVILDVEVRPERIERKVKEGYCDRMTDRLDEALEWIGTACRIGQPLSIGLVGNAGEVYPELVRRGRIPDIVTDQTPAHDLLSYVPIGDVAELDRLRERDPKAYRQKSLDTIARHAGAILAMQSAGAVAVDYGNNLRAQAADAGVPVQNPDGSFKYPGFVPAYIRPLFCEGKGPFRWAALSGDPKDIHRIDRALKGAFPKDRALKRWVDLAQRKIPFTGLPARICWLGYGDRAKFGLVINDLVRKGEVKGPIVIGRDHLDCGSVASPYRETEGMDDGSDAVGDWPLLNFALNAISGASWVSFHHGGGVGMGNSLHAGMVIVADGTKRRAQRLERVLTVDPGIGVARHVDAGYDLARQTAQKKKIKIPKK is encoded by the coding sequence ATGTCCGAAGAACTCCGACCGCAAGATCCGATTCATGCCCCAACCGGAACCCGGCGGAGCTGCAAGACCTGGGATGCCGAAGCGGCGCTCCGGATGTTGATGAACAACCTCGACGATCGGGTGGCGGTCGATTGGAAAAACCTCATCGTTTACGGCGGCACCGGCCGGGCGGCGCGGAACTGGAAGGAATACCATCGAATCGTCGCCGCGCTGAAGTCGCTGGCGCCGGACGAGACCCTCTGCATCCAATCGGGCAAGCCGGTCTACATCGCCAAGACCGATCAGGAGGCGCCGCGTGTGATTCTCGCCAACAGCAACCTCGTTCCGGCCTGGGCGACGCCTGAGGAGTTCGATCGACTCGATCGGATGGGCCTCATGATGTATGGGCAGATGACGGCGGGGAGCTGGATCTACATCGGCACGCAGGGGATTCTGCAAGGAACCTATGAGACCTTCGCCGCCATCGCCAAACAGGCTTTTAAGACCGAGTCGCTCTGCGGAAAATGGATCTTGACCGCCGGGATGGGGGGGATGAGCGGGGCGCAGCCGGTGGCGGCGACGATGAACGAGGCGGTCATCCTCGATGTCGAAGTCCGGCCGGAGCGGATCGAGCGGAAGGTGAAGGAGGGGTATTGCGATCGGATGACCGATCGGCTCGATGAGGCGCTCGAATGGATCGGTACCGCATGTCGCATCGGTCAGCCGCTCTCGATCGGACTCGTTGGAAATGCCGGGGAAGTTTATCCCGAGCTGGTCCGGCGGGGACGGATTCCCGATATCGTGACTGATCAGACGCCCGCGCACGATCTTCTCTCGTATGTCCCGATCGGCGATGTCGCCGAGCTCGACCGGCTTCGGGAGCGCGATCCGAAGGCGTATCGTCAAAAGTCGCTCGACACGATCGCTCGCCATGCGGGGGCGATCTTGGCGATGCAGTCGGCCGGGGCGGTTGCCGTCGATTACGGCAACAATCTCCGTGCGCAAGCGGCCGATGCCGGTGTGCCGGTTCAGAATCCCGACGGCTCGTTTAAGTATCCGGGATTTGTTCCAGCCTACATCCGTCCCCTCTTCTGCGAAGGGAAAGGGCCGTTCCGATGGGCCGCCCTTTCCGGTGATCCGAAAGACATCCATCGGATCGACCGAGCGTTGAAGGGGGCCTTTCCGAAAGACCGGGCGCTCAAACGATGGGTCGATCTGGCGCAAAGGAAAATTCCATTCACCGGCTTGCCCGCGCGGATCTGCTGGCTCGGCTATGGGGACCGGGCGAAGTTCGGTCTTGTCATCAACGATCTGGTCCGAAAGGGAGAGGTCAAAGGTCCGATCGTGATCGGGCGGGACCACCTCGACTGCGGGTCGGTTGCCTCGCCTTATCGTGAGACGGAGGGGATGGACGACGGCTCCGACGCCGTCGGCGACTGGCCGCTTCTTAATTTCGCTTTGAATGCGATCTCCGGCGCGTCGTGGGTCTCGTTCCATCATGGCGGCGGCGTCGGGATGGGGAATTCCCTCCATGCCGGCATGGTGATTGTCGCCGATGGGACGAAGCGGCGGGCGCAGAGATTAGAGCGGGTCCTCACCGTGGACCCGGGAATTGGCGTTGCCCGGCATGTCGATGCCGGTTATGATCTGGCCAGACAGACCGCACAAAAGAAAAAGATCAAAATCCCAAAGAAGTAA